A single genomic interval of Amblyomma americanum isolate KBUSLIRL-KWMA chromosome 11, ASM5285725v1, whole genome shotgun sequence harbors:
- the LOC144111105 gene encoding dnaJ homolog subfamily B member 4, whose protein sequence is MGKDYYKILGLSKGASEDDIKKAYRKLALKYHPDKNKTPEAEEKFKEVAEAYEVLSDKKKRDVYDRFGEEGLKGGAGGGGGGGPNMPGGQSFTYTFHGDPRATFAQFFGTDNPFENFFGFGGGPGGPGGMNMFFGGPGAGADDMDLDGDPFGVPMGGRPGANPFRSQSFTAGARPGSGGKAHGRQDPAIEHDLHVTLEEVLRGCTKKMKISRKVMGPDGRTPKREEKVLTINVKAGWKAGTKITFQREGDQLPGTIPADIVFIIRDKPHPQFKREGADIRYTARITLKQALCGVTIEVPTLTKGKISLPLKDIVKPTTVKRIQGQGLPYPKDPTKRGDLIVGFDIQFPEHLTESARQILWDTLPPHV, encoded by the exons ATGGGTAAAGACTACTACAAAATCCTCGGCCTCAGCAAAGGTGCCTCTGAAGATGACATCAAGAAGGCCTACCGGAAGCTCGCGCTCAAGTACCATCCCGACAAGAACAAGACGCCCGAGGCCGAAGAAAAGTTCAAGGAGGTCGCAGAGGCGTACGAGGTGCTGAGCGACAAAAAGAAGCGGGACGTCTACGATCGCTTTGGCGAGGAAGGCCTGAAAGGGGGAGctggcggaggcggcggcggcggtcccAACATGCCCGGAGGCCAGTCCTTCACCTACACCTTCCACGGCGACCCGCGTGCCACGTTCGCGCAGTTTTTCGGCACCGACAACCCGTTTGAGAACTTCTTCGGCTTCGGAGGAGGACCCGGAGGGCCTGGTGGGATGAACATGTTCTTCGGTGGGCCAGGGGCCGGTGCAGACGACATGGACCTGGATGGCGACCCTTTCGGTGTGCCTATGGGTGGCAGGCCCGGAGCCAACCCGTTCCGGTCCCAGAGCTTCACAGCGGGCGCTAGGCCCGGCAGCGGCGGAAAGGCTCATGGCCGCCAGGACCCGGCCATCGAGCACGATCTGCACGTGACACTCGAAGAGGTTCTCCGCGGCTGCACTAAGAAGATGAAGATCAGTCGGAAAGTTATGGgaccggacggacggacacccAAGCGCGAGGAGAAGGTGCTCACGATCAACGTGAAAGCCGGATGGAAGGCGGGAACCAAGATCACGTTCCAGCGCGAAGGGGACCAGCTTCCTGGCACCATCCCAGCGGACATCGTGTTTATCATCCGCGACAAGCCGCACCCGCAGTTCAAGAGGGAGGGCGCGGACATTCGGTACACAGCCAGGATAACGCTCAAGCAG GCTTTGTGTGGAGTGACGATCGAGGTGCCTACGCTCACCAAGGGCAAGATCTCCCTCCCGCTCAAGGACATTGTCAAGCCAACAACAGTCAAGCGCATCCAGGGCCAGGGCCTGCCATACCCCAAGGACCCGACAAAGCGTGGCGACCTCATTGTCGGCTTTGACATTCAGTTCCCCGAACACCTGACGGAAAGCGCGCGGCAAATACTCTGGGACACGTTGCCTCCCCACGTCTGA
- the LOC144110953 gene encoding uncharacterized protein LOC144110953, which produces MITYHILESSLLCGCHLYDSNHAYAVREEIVASAAPSEVIGKCAAQMNTAECEVRLRSSANPRCIMDASCSCKAGFWGWRKHGAA; this is translated from the exons ATGATCACCTACCACATATTAGA AAGCAGTTTGTTGTGTGGTTGCCATCTTTATGACAGCAATCACGCATATGCTGTGAGGGAAGAGATCGTGGCCTCAGCGGCACCATCCGAAGTAATCGGGAAATGTGCGGCGCAAATGAATACCGCGGAGTGTGAAGTCCGGCTGCGG TCGTCTGCAAACCCCAGATGTATCATGGATGCCAGCTGCAGTTGTAAGGCTGGTTTCTGGGGCTGGCGTAAGCACGGAGCCGCTTAA